A single Tindallia californiensis DNA region contains:
- a CDS encoding glycerophosphodiester phosphodiesterase family protein, with the protein MNIRNNLLLKSLIDFKKYYRGYIAYGFVFLILTSVIFIPLLGYLFNRLIISMGAGVLINKDAFRIVLSYEGLIGLIIIASISVMIVFIELGGLIVLAQRKIFSKKVFISEAIITAIFSVPRIIGIGMLHFIFVILVVAPLIDIPVATEITSKIEVPPILMNMIQDSKIMLYVYRSILALFTLILLRWIFAVHYILLENLPARKAISCSAKLTEGRNIIHLASLLILNIIIVGGSFIIFSAISFIPSHIGIKTGGLLGAYILTFNSLLGMILAMLVMPINIIYITRLFYYLRNKTKMKSSGEFETVRNKKLEKIEWFFTRLIKRRRALLLTILMLNLLGTFMIGHTLNENFVHLGRDVKIAAHRGDPINAPENSMSAVRAALEQHSDFIEIDVQLSKDHVVILNHDMGLARVAGIPERPIELTYEELSQLDIGSSFSEDFKGETVVSLDEVLAEIKGKAKVIIDVKAYGPIEILAEEVVKSIERSNMANSVYVQSFDYELLQMIRKQNPDLYLGQILYYALGDISQLDVDYYAIDQSMLNREFIRNAKKDEREVWVWTVNEEDDIREVLMYDIDGIITDYVERVQNIIGYTVENTS; encoded by the coding sequence GTGAATATTCGTAACAATCTATTACTGAAAAGTTTAATAGATTTTAAAAAATATTATAGGGGATATATAGCGTATGGATTTGTTTTTTTAATTCTTACCAGTGTTATTTTTATCCCGCTACTAGGCTATTTATTTAACCGACTGATTATTTCGATGGGAGCAGGTGTACTCATAAATAAAGACGCTTTCAGAATCGTTTTGAGTTATGAGGGCTTAATAGGGCTTATCATTATTGCATCGATCTCGGTCATGATTGTTTTTATAGAACTCGGTGGTCTTATTGTGTTAGCTCAAAGAAAAATTTTTTCCAAAAAAGTATTTATATCGGAAGCTATCATAACAGCTATCTTTTCTGTTCCTAGAATTATTGGTATAGGGATGCTTCATTTTATCTTTGTTATTTTAGTTGTTGCACCACTTATTGATATACCTGTTGCCACCGAAATAACAAGTAAAATAGAAGTTCCGCCTATACTGATGAACATGATTCAGGACTCCAAGATAATGCTTTACGTATATCGAAGTATACTAGCACTGTTTACCTTAATATTGTTGCGATGGATATTTGCAGTGCACTATATTTTATTGGAAAATTTACCAGCACGAAAAGCTATAAGTTGTAGCGCTAAATTGACGGAAGGTAGAAATATTATTCATTTAGCCAGCTTACTAATTCTTAATATTATTATTGTGGGTGGAAGTTTTATTATTTTCTCAGCTATTTCTTTTATACCTTCTCACATTGGTATTAAAACCGGAGGATTATTAGGAGCCTATATACTTACTTTTAATAGTTTACTTGGGATGATACTGGCAATGCTTGTCATGCCAATAAACATCATATACATAACCAGGTTATTTTACTATTTGAGAAATAAAACTAAGATGAAAAGCTCCGGTGAATTTGAAACAGTTAGAAACAAAAAATTAGAAAAAATAGAATGGTTTTTTACCCGTTTAATTAAAAGAAGAAGGGCCTTATTATTGACCATTTTAATGCTTAATCTTTTAGGAACGTTTATGATTGGACATACATTGAATGAAAACTTTGTTCATCTAGGTAGAGATGTTAAAATAGCAGCTCATAGAGGTGATCCAATTAATGCACCTGAGAATTCGATGAGTGCGGTTCGTGCTGCACTAGAACAACATTCGGATTTTATTGAGATTGATGTGCAACTATCCAAAGATCACGTAGTCATCTTGAATCACGATATGGGCTTGGCTCGAGTAGCTGGCATTCCCGAAAGGCCTATTGAATTAACTTATGAAGAGTTGTCACAACTTGATATTGGAAGCAGCTTTTCGGAAGACTTTAAAGGTGAAACGGTTGTATCCTTAGATGAAGTGCTTGCAGAAATCAAAGGGAAGGCAAAAGTTATTATTGATGTCAAAGCCTATGGACCAATAGAGATTCTAGCCGAAGAAGTAGTGAAATCCATTGAAAGGTCCAATATGGCGAATAGCGTGTACGTTCAATCTTTTGATTATGAGTTATTACAGATGATAAGAAAACAAAACCCTGATTTATACTTAGGTCAAATTCTGTATTATGCATTAGGTGATATTTCTCAATTAGATGTAGACTATTATGCAATTGACCAGAGCATGTTGAATAGAGAATTCATTCGTAACGCTAAAAAAGACGAAAGAGAAGTATGGGTTTGGACAGTGAATGAAGAAGACGACATTAGAGAAGTATTAATGTACGATATTGATGGAATTATTACAGACTATGTTGAACGAGTTCAGAATATTATTGGGTATACGGTTGAAAATACGTCTTGA
- the smpB gene encoding SsrA-binding protein SmpB, whose amino-acid sequence MADNMKVIAQNRKARHDYFIEEVYEAGIALKGTEVKSIRGSKVNLKDGYARVENSEVFLYNVHISPYEQGNIFNTDPLRVRKLLLHKKEIRKLIGYVQQKGYSLIPLRVYLKKGLVKIELAVARGKAKYDKRQDIAKRDADRKIQKELRERQKQ is encoded by the coding sequence ATGGCTGACAATATGAAAGTAATCGCACAAAATCGTAAAGCTAGACATGATTATTTCATCGAAGAAGTATATGAAGCAGGAATTGCATTGAAAGGAACAGAGGTAAAATCCATTCGTGGAAGTAAAGTCAATCTAAAAGATGGTTATGCCCGGGTTGAAAACAGTGAAGTTTTCCTGTATAATGTTCATATAAGTCCCTACGAACAGGGAAATATTTTCAACACAGACCCTTTGCGTGTTCGCAAGTTGTTGCTTCATAAGAAAGAAATACGCAAACTCATTGGGTATGTCCAGCAAAAAGGATATTCACTGATCCCTTTAAGGGTTTACCTGAAAAAGGGATTAGTTAAAATTGAGTTGGCTGTTGCTCGGGGAAAAGCAAAATATGACAAACGACAAGACATAGCAAAAAGGGATGCCGATCGTAAGATCCAAAAAGAGCTTAGGGAACGGCAAAAACAGTAG
- the rbsK gene encoding ribokinase, translating to MKIAVIGSINMDMIFQVKRLPQKGETLLADHYRTVPGGKGANQAVAAARLGADVTMIGALGKDGFGDQLMEHLNIEKVNTEGVMRTETPSGNASITIDKEGHNTIMVYPGANYDVTEKWIDDKLYLVEDAEWVMFQLETPLLTVEYGIKRLKALGKRILLNPAPAQILPDSLYPLIDIITPNETELSLLSGVENTDMGVQALLKKGVNQVVVTLGEKGSIAVNEDKTTKGKPFAVHAIDTTAAGDTFNAALLIALMKEKSMTDALSFANAAGALATTKMGAQSSLPTDLEVQELIKKGMK from the coding sequence ATGAAAATTGCAGTTATTGGTAGCATCAACATGGATATGATATTTCAAGTAAAAAGGTTGCCACAAAAAGGAGAGACACTCCTGGCAGATCATTATAGGACAGTTCCAGGGGGGAAAGGAGCTAATCAAGCGGTTGCTGCTGCTAGACTAGGAGCCGATGTTACAATGATCGGTGCCCTTGGTAAAGATGGATTTGGTGATCAATTAATGGAGCACTTAAATATAGAAAAAGTTAATACAGAAGGAGTCATGCGAACTGAAACTCCGTCTGGGAATGCTTCTATTACAATAGATAAAGAAGGCCACAACACCATTATGGTTTATCCAGGGGCTAATTATGATGTGACAGAAAAATGGATTGATGATAAACTGTATTTAGTAGAAGATGCAGAGTGGGTCATGTTTCAGTTAGAAACACCATTGCTAACAGTGGAATATGGAATTAAGCGGTTAAAGGCTTTAGGAAAAAGAATATTGCTAAACCCTGCTCCCGCTCAAATACTACCAGATAGTTTATATCCATTGATTGATATCATCACTCCCAATGAAACTGAGTTATCACTCTTGTCTGGAGTAGAAAATACTGATATGGGTGTGCAAGCTTTATTAAAAAAAGGAGTTAATCAAGTAGTTGTAACTTTAGGTGAAAAAGGATCTATAGCGGTTAATGAAGATAAAACCACGAAAGGAAAGCCTTTTGCTGTCCATGCTATTGATACAACAGCAGCTGGAGATACTTTTAATGCGGCTCTTTTGATAGCATTAATGAAAGAAAAAAGCATGACGGATGCTCTAAGTTTTGCTAATGCTGCAGGAGCATTGGCTACAACCAAAATGGGTGCTCAAAGTTCATTGCCAACGGACTTGGAAGTACAGGAACTGATTAAAAAAGGAATGAAGTAA
- a CDS encoding ADP-ribosylglycohydrolase family protein — MKARLMEMELIKNAVPKLLSEDDQTWSSIKQAENIEDQRVKMWWYSEVPGSGAPERLIIAAMQDMENRGLDVSQAEKWIEPGLKAWETDDMASLHRITARIFHELFKAPKNQKDTYWTYEEFYSWEQYESSVKFPDSIYIDVNQAGFLEKIHAGWLAQIIAGAIGTALEGYTTDQLMSLFGEVKDYLRKPNTFNDDITYELAFLRAFSEKGYKITASDIAEEWVALIPFGWSAEDIALRNLKLGIYPPESGVNNNPFYEWIGAQMRGAICGMVAPGNPKEAARLAWMDGSISHYNNGIIGEIFNAIMVSMAFSKKEVREILIQSINLIPEKSEYFQVVTFALQQCRRYDEWLKAWRLCEEKYERYNWIHAYPNAAAEVIALWYGNGDFNKTMEIISLSGRDVDCNAAQIATILGIIHGLDGIEEKWKAPIGDELETYVRTMNNMTISGLAKWTVQSIRQACNQGGVCR, encoded by the coding sequence ATGAAAGCGCGGCTTATGGAAATGGAATTAATAAAAAATGCCGTTCCAAAACTTCTTTCAGAGGATGATCAAACTTGGAGCTCCATTAAGCAGGCAGAGAATATAGAAGACCAGCGAGTGAAAATGTGGTGGTATAGTGAAGTGCCTGGTTCAGGTGCACCTGAGCGATTAATTATTGCAGCGATGCAAGACATGGAAAATAGAGGGTTGGATGTATCGCAAGCTGAAAAATGGATAGAACCTGGACTAAAAGCATGGGAAACTGATGATATGGCATCACTTCACCGGATTACGGCACGAATTTTTCATGAGTTGTTCAAGGCTCCTAAGAATCAAAAGGATACTTACTGGACCTATGAAGAATTTTACAGCTGGGAACAATATGAATCTTCGGTAAAATTTCCTGATTCAATATATATCGATGTAAATCAAGCTGGATTTTTAGAAAAAATTCATGCCGGCTGGTTAGCGCAAATTATTGCTGGAGCAATTGGGACGGCACTGGAAGGGTATACAACAGATCAGCTTATGAGCCTATTTGGAGAGGTGAAGGACTATCTACGCAAACCTAATACATTTAATGATGATATCACTTATGAATTAGCATTCTTAAGAGCGTTTTCTGAAAAAGGATATAAAATTACAGCATCAGATATTGCAGAGGAATGGGTAGCTCTTATTCCTTTTGGCTGGTCTGCGGAAGATATTGCACTTCGGAATTTAAAGCTAGGAATATATCCACCAGAAAGTGGTGTAAACAATAATCCTTTTTATGAATGGATAGGTGCACAGATGAGGGGTGCAATTTGTGGCATGGTAGCACCTGGAAATCCTAAAGAAGCAGCAAGGTTAGCTTGGATGGATGGTTCTATTTCTCATTATAATAATGGTATTATAGGTGAAATATTTAATGCGATAATGGTATCTATGGCTTTCTCAAAAAAAGAAGTCCGGGAGATTCTGATACAAAGTATCAATCTCATACCTGAAAAAAGTGAATATTTTCAAGTGGTGACATTTGCTCTACAGCAGTGTCGACGTTATGATGAATGGCTGAAAGCGTGGAGGCTTTGTGAAGAGAAATATGAAAGGTATAATTGGATCCATGCATACCCCAATGCTGCAGCAGAGGTGATTGCTTTGTGGTATGGCAATGGAGACTTTAATAAAACAATGGAAATTATTTCTCTTTCAGGACGGGACGTTGACTGTAACGCTGCGCAGATAGCTACGATACTAGGTATTATTCATGGGCTTGATGGGATAGAAGAAAAATGGAAGGCTCCTATAGGAGATGAGCTTGAAACTTATGTGCGCACTATGAACAACATGACTATTTCTGGTCTGGCTAAGTGGACTGTTCAGTCTATCAGGCAGGCGTGCAATCAAGGAGGAGTATGCCGATGA
- a CDS encoding amidohydrolase family protein, with protein sequence MRYDVILKNAGILNESGFFTPEKHILIADGEIKIIADKWDFHWKAKEILDVSKMVITPGFVNLHTHSPMNIFKGLAEDVAIDEWFNKEIWPYESKIQKEHVYAGTMAACCEMIHYGVTAFADHYMFGETVIEAVRKTGVRCDFATTIFGSSPTFREDLESALKLISHYYKNRNTVSFRLGPHAPYTCPPETLKIMVNEASRMKVGLHIHLSETEQQLKDSLSIYGKTPFQIFADAGGFDLPTIIAHGLWVTKDDINLLGDNSYMAISPKTYMKLAMGMGRIWQFSDTLPLTSGTDGAASSNTLNPLEQIRYFGLIGKYITGDAEKFKLKDLWNILMRGHQALPFNSGKIASGSAADLICWDLNGIITQPVYDPLAAIIYSADHSNIRNVMVSGKWLKYEGSLKLDEKKVQKNLEYQAENLMVIGKGKTQLMF encoded by the coding sequence ATGAGATATGATGTTATTCTTAAAAATGCCGGTATTCTTAATGAATCCGGCTTCTTTACACCTGAAAAGCATATTCTTATCGCTGATGGTGAAATAAAGATAATAGCAGACAAATGGGATTTTCACTGGAAAGCTAAAGAAATTTTAGATGTTTCTAAGATGGTGATTACTCCTGGTTTTGTAAACCTTCATACCCATTCACCTATGAATATATTTAAGGGCTTGGCAGAAGATGTTGCGATTGATGAGTGGTTTAATAAGGAAATATGGCCTTATGAGAGCAAGATTCAAAAAGAACATGTGTATGCAGGTACAATGGCTGCATGTTGTGAAATGATTCATTATGGTGTGACCGCTTTTGCTGATCATTATATGTTTGGAGAAACGGTCATAGAGGCTGTTAGAAAAACTGGAGTTCGCTGTGATTTTGCAACTACTATTTTTGGTAGTTCACCTACCTTTAGAGAAGATTTGGAGTCAGCGCTTAAGTTAATTAGTCACTACTATAAAAATAGAAATACGGTATCTTTTCGTTTAGGACCTCATGCTCCGTATACTTGCCCGCCTGAAACTCTTAAAATCATGGTAAATGAAGCCTCTAGAATGAAGGTGGGTTTGCACATTCATTTATCTGAAACAGAACAGCAATTAAAAGATAGTTTGAGCATATATGGAAAAACACCATTTCAAATCTTTGCGGATGCAGGCGGATTTGATCTTCCAACGATTATCGCTCATGGTCTTTGGGTTACAAAAGATGACATCAATCTGTTAGGAGACAATTCCTACATGGCAATTAGCCCTAAAACTTATATGAAACTTGCTATGGGAATGGGTAGAATATGGCAGTTTAGTGATACATTGCCACTAACTTCTGGCACAGATGGTGCTGCAAGTTCAAACACTCTTAACCCGTTGGAGCAGATCAGATATTTTGGGCTAATAGGAAAATATATTACCGGAGATGCCGAAAAGTTTAAGTTGAAAGACTTATGGAATATTTTGATGAGAGGTCATCAGGCACTTCCTTTTAATAGTGGAAAGATTGCATCGGGAAGTGCAGCAGATTTAATTTGTTGGGATCTTAATGGAATCATTACACAGCCTGTCTATGATCCGTTAGCAGCTATCATATATAGCGCTGATCATTCCAATATAAGAAACGTGATGGTTTCTGGTAAATGGTTAAAATACGAAGGTTCTCTAAAACTAGATGAAAAAAAAGTACAAAAAAACCTAGAATATCAAGCTGAAAATTTAATGGTTATAGGAAAAGGTAAAACACAGCTTATGTTTTGA
- a CDS encoding nucleoside hydrolase, whose protein sequence is MKIPVIIDCDPGTDDTIALIMALASDKLDVKAITTVAGNQTAEKTAVNGLKIVSFLDKSVPVARGAEKPIMRPLVTAGHVHGESGMAHVELPEAKIEYLSTKAWDLFYEMSIKNDEKIHLITLGPLSNVAIALMKYPTLKNGISRITMMGGSIGYGNDTPAAEYNIFADPEAAKIVFESGIPITMVGLDCTHKAWLTKNEIESMGDSSKQNGVWLAKEMMQHIHEFASRFNFEGAIMHDPSAIAAAIDPTLIQTEDYFVTVETKGDYTTGKTVVDTMRVTGKKPNTQVATEMDRERFVDLLRGLIKSYEI, encoded by the coding sequence ATGAAGATACCCGTTATTATAGATTGTGATCCGGGCACAGACGATACCATTGCACTGATTATGGCATTAGCTTCTGATAAACTAGATGTAAAAGCTATTACGACTGTTGCAGGAAACCAAACGGCAGAAAAAACAGCCGTTAATGGGTTGAAAATTGTTTCTTTTTTAGATAAATCAGTACCTGTAGCAAGAGGTGCTGAAAAACCGATTATGAGACCGTTGGTAACGGCTGGACATGTTCATGGAGAATCTGGAATGGCACATGTAGAGCTACCGGAAGCTAAAATAGAATATCTGAGTACCAAGGCCTGGGATTTGTTTTATGAAATGAGTATTAAAAACGATGAAAAAATCCATCTCATTACATTAGGTCCTTTGAGTAATGTTGCAATAGCATTAATGAAATATCCTACTTTAAAGAATGGCATATCTCGCATTACAATGATGGGTGGGTCTATCGGTTATGGGAATGATACACCAGCCGCTGAATATAATATATTTGCAGATCCAGAGGCTGCTAAGATAGTATTTGAATCGGGAATTCCTATTACAATGGTTGGCTTAGACTGTACTCATAAAGCATGGCTTACTAAAAATGAAATTGAAAGTATGGGTGATTCATCAAAACAGAATGGCGTTTGGTTAGCAAAGGAAATGATGCAACATATTCATGAATTTGCTTCCCGATTTAATTTTGAAGGCGCCATTATGCATGATCCTTCAGCAATAGCAGCTGCTATTGATCCAACTCTAATACAAACAGAAGATTACTTTGTAACGGTGGAAACAAAAGGAGACTACACTACTGGAAAAACAGTAGTAGATACGATGCGTGTTACGGGTAAGAAGCCAAATACACAGGTCGCAACAGAAATGGATAGGGAAAGATTTGTAGACTTGTTAAGAGGGTTGATAAAGAGCTATGAGATATGA
- the rihA gene encoding pyrimidine-specific ribonucleoside hydrolase RihA, producing MKKPVIIDCDPGHDDAIALLLAISSEELEVKAVTTVGGNQTSEKTLNNAMRILSFAGVEGIPVAPGASQPLVRELQIAPEVHGESGLEGPYLPEPTFKPYGKGAIELMEEIIMTSKDKIVLVPTGPLTNIATLLLTVPNVKDRIERISLMGGSAVGGNWTPAAEFNILVDPEAADVVFKSGIPITMSGLDVTHKAQVYDEEIESIRLQGGKVSVMVAELLDFFAKFHKEMGFEGSPLHDPCAVAWLIKPDIFTTKHLHVAIETKGEFTTGATVVDYRGVTGKIPNTEVIYDVDREAFIKLLMDSLKKYH from the coding sequence ATGAAAAAACCTGTAATAATTGACTGTGACCCAGGACATGATGATGCAATAGCGCTTTTGCTTGCAATATCAAGTGAGGAGTTGGAAGTTAAAGCAGTAACAACGGTAGGTGGAAATCAAACGAGTGAAAAAACCTTAAATAATGCCATGCGTATTTTGAGTTTTGCAGGAGTTGAAGGTATACCTGTTGCTCCAGGTGCTAGCCAACCATTAGTGAGAGAATTGCAAATTGCACCAGAGGTACATGGAGAAAGTGGGCTCGAAGGACCTTATTTGCCAGAGCCTACCTTTAAACCTTATGGAAAAGGTGCTATTGAACTGATGGAAGAAATTATTATGACAAGCAAAGATAAAATAGTGTTGGTTCCTACTGGACCGCTAACGAACATTGCTACATTGCTGTTAACGGTCCCTAATGTGAAAGATCGCATAGAGCGAATTTCCTTAATGGGTGGATCGGCAGTAGGTGGAAACTGGACTCCTGCAGCTGAGTTTAATATTCTTGTTGATCCGGAAGCAGCTGATGTGGTTTTTAAAAGTGGTATTCCTATCACGATGAGTGGTTTAGATGTTACCCATAAGGCACAAGTATATGATGAAGAAATAGAATCTATTCGTCTGCAAGGTGGAAAAGTTTCTGTTATGGTAGCAGAACTGCTCGATTTTTTTGCTAAATTCCACAAAGAAATGGGATTTGAAGGTAGTCCTCTTCATGATCCATGTGCGGTTGCTTGGCTTATTAAACCAGATATCTTTACGACCAAACACCTGCATGTAGCTATCGAGACTAAGGGTGAGTTTACCACAGGTGCTACTGTAGTGGATTATCGTGGTGTGACTGGTAAGATTCCCAATACGGAGGTTATCTATGATGTGGATCGTGAGGCATTTATAAAACTTTTAATGGATAGTCTTAAAAAGTATCATTAG
- a CDS encoding ABC transporter permease — translation MDSLFNLIFSTTFGYSVLRVTTPILFATLGAMISIKAGVVNISMEGTMLTAALTGVVISGYTGSAFAGLVGAVLIGMLLGLMLGYFALNLKTNIILAAIAINLMASGGTVFALFVISGDRGISSSISSQVLPRVSIPILENIPILGDILSNHNILTYVSLLSVFLVYVFLYKTPLGLQIRAVGENSHAAESVGISVQKVQYIALILSGAFAGFGGAYMSMGYVSRFSTDMTAGRGFIALAAEALGMGRPLGILLASLLFGAADALSNSLQRFKIPSEFVQMLPYLVTIIGLVIYAIRQKNASKRQKMEDRV, via the coding sequence ATGGATAGTTTATTTAATTTGATTTTCTCCACTACTTTTGGATATTCAGTATTGCGTGTTACCACCCCTATTCTTTTCGCAACCTTAGGAGCGATGATTTCCATTAAAGCAGGTGTAGTAAATATAAGTATGGAAGGAACAATGTTAACAGCAGCTTTAACTGGAGTTGTTATTAGTGGATACACCGGCAGTGCGTTTGCGGGATTAGTGGGTGCTGTTTTGATAGGGATGCTATTAGGGTTAATGTTAGGATATTTCGCGCTGAATCTGAAGACAAATATAATATTGGCAGCGATTGCTATTAATCTTATGGCGTCCGGAGGAACCGTTTTTGCACTTTTTGTTATTTCTGGAGATAGAGGGATATCGTCATCAATTAGTAGCCAGGTATTACCGCGAGTTAGTATACCAATACTGGAAAATATTCCTATACTTGGTGACATTCTATCAAATCACAACATCTTAACATATGTTTCACTATTATCCGTTTTCTTAGTCTATGTTTTTCTATATAAGACACCTTTGGGATTACAAATAAGAGCCGTAGGAGAAAACTCTCATGCAGCCGAATCCGTGGGAATAAGCGTTCAAAAGGTTCAGTACATTGCATTAATACTGAGTGGTGCATTTGCAGGTTTTGGCGGTGCTTATATGTCGATGGGGTATGTATCCAGATTTTCTACAGATATGACTGCCGGACGAGGATTTATAGCATTAGCTGCCGAAGCTTTGGGTATGGGGAGACCTCTGGGAATATTACTGGCATCACTATTATTCGGTGCTGCGGATGCGCTTTCTAACTCATTACAACGCTTTAAAATACCATCAGAATTTGTTCAAATGCTTCCGTATCTGGTGACAATCATTGGATTAGTTATTTATGCAATAAGACAGAAAAATGCATCAAAAAGACAAAAAATGGAGGATCGAGTATGA
- a CDS encoding ABC transporter permease yields MGRRIFFEAARTLVAIGVALLLALVIIFAVSEDPRFALYHFIVAPLTTTRYIGNILEMSVPLIFTGLAMSMMFTAKQFNLGAEGGFFIGAVAATGVAISFEMPPIILPIFAIAAGGIAGGLGSTVPAVLKAKLNASELVSSLMLNFILFWFGIFIINNYFRDEMAGAMASYRLNPDARLIRILPGTRLHFGFIIAIIFVFLVYLFLFRTKWGYALRMTGQNIKFAEYSGINTTAVIIYSQIIGGVLAGIGGAVELLGMYSRFTWFQSPGYGWDGVIVAIMSRNNPLLIPVFAIFLGYLRIGADVMARFSDVPSEVVAIIQGIMIMLVTAERLLAGWKHRVVVKEQMKLEAQKNGGVSNG; encoded by the coding sequence GTGGGTAGAAGAATTTTTTTTGAAGCTGCAAGAACATTAGTGGCTATTGGTGTAGCATTATTGCTAGCACTAGTTATTATTTTTGCAGTCAGTGAGGATCCGAGATTTGCACTCTATCATTTTATCGTAGCTCCACTTACGACCACTCGCTATATTGGAAATATTTTGGAAATGTCTGTTCCATTAATTTTTACTGGTCTAGCAATGTCTATGATGTTTACAGCGAAACAATTTAACCTGGGAGCTGAAGGTGGTTTCTTTATAGGTGCGGTAGCGGCAACGGGAGTAGCCATATCTTTTGAGATGCCTCCCATCATACTGCCTATATTTGCTATTGCGGCAGGCGGGATAGCTGGTGGTCTCGGTAGCACTGTTCCGGCTGTTCTGAAAGCAAAGTTAAACGCAAGTGAGTTAGTTTCATCACTAATGTTAAACTTTATACTTTTCTGGTTTGGTATTTTTATTATTAACAATTATTTTCGAGATGAAATGGCTGGAGCTATGGCATCCTACCGTCTTAATCCTGACGCTAGACTTATAAGAATTCTGCCAGGCACAAGGCTTCATTTTGGGTTTATTATTGCGATTATCTTTGTTTTTCTTGTATACTTATTTCTGTTCCGTACAAAATGGGGATATGCACTTCGAATGACTGGTCAAAACATCAAATTTGCTGAGTACTCTGGTATAAATACAACAGCTGTTATTATTTATTCACAGATTATTGGAGGTGTTTTAGCAGGAATAGGTGGTGCAGTAGAGTTATTGGGTATGTATAGCCGATTTACTTGGTTCCAATCTCCAGGCTATGGATGGGATGGTGTTATTGTTGCTATCATGTCAAGGAATAATCCGCTGTTAATTCCAGTATTTGCAATTTTTCTTGGCTATTTAAGAATTGGAGCAGATGTAATGGCAAGGTTTTCAGATGTTCCCAGTGAGGTTGTGGCGATCATTCAAGGGATTATGATTATGCTGGTTACAGCCGAAAGGTTGCTAGCAGGTTGGAAGCATCGAGTCGTTGTCAAAGAGCAAATGAAGCTAGAAGCACAGAAGAATGGAGGGGTGAGCAATGGATAG